In the genome of Trichoplusia ni isolate ovarian cell line Hi5 chromosome 27, tn1, whole genome shotgun sequence, one region contains:
- the LOC113505865 gene encoding uncharacterized protein LOC113505865, with protein sequence MLIILTFILLFNQSLGLNESNALFQEVFEYHKETSAKANFAYEVVQIMYNSFRQWFFTITFCEFTYFENRILKYTETYGYGYNVMLLNGCPDSNGSFVKPKYNRHGETAYLVTSNELSIDVSETVINTLKRTGVFKPRSAVIFVINTPVELDKYFYHALRNHFKLLWSTSVTNSVLILKTNELKMYTYNPFFQEVKDITYVKDVSHLLSKQYNNLYGYELRLSVFKKVFISDTPGPVRCDSRLAKTVIQFLNASCYAVPPRDDSTVGDLLENGTATGVTADLMDGYTDLELNSRILKNTYYGYIETTYPLVQDELCFIVKKSELQSAFKTTIKLISMELLLLFFFTFTVFLIITTLVRKVERNILKINDNQTIGAILVDLIKCFIRQTVDFKFMGPLFRYLILLILVYSLIIDCAIDGIITSAITYPRYKPDINTMAELAKSNLTLAIHNRDLNIFNSSLPPGFYSFIKDRIVTFTDQKIKDSIDNRDFKYAMLLRKTDSQYVSRKPANIYQGKPLFYTMPQCPLPCFIVYGLSIGAKQKSSP encoded by the exons atgttaataattctaacatttattttactgttcAACCAATCGCTAGGTCTGAATGAGTCCAATGCTCTGTTCCAGGAAGTATTTGAATACCACAAAGAGACCTCAGCAAAAGCAAATTTCGCTTACGAAGTAGTACAGATAATGTACAACTCCTTCCGCCAGTGGTTCTTTACGATCACCTTTTGCGAATTCACTTACTTCGAGAACAGAATTTTGAAGTATACAGAGACCTATGGGTATGGATACAACGTCATGCTCCTGAACGGTTGTCCAGATTCGAACGGAAGCTTTGTGAAGCCAAAATACAACAGACATGGCGAGACAGCCTACTTGGTGACCTCCAACGAACTGTCTATAGATGTCAGTGAGACCGTCATAAATACCCTGAAGAGAACCGGAGTCTTCAAACCCAGGAGCGCCGTCATATTCGTCATCAACACTCCCGTTGAACTAGACAAGTATTTTTACCACGCATTACGTAATCACTTCAAATTGTTATGGAGCACCAGCGTGACTAATTCCGTGTTGATTCTAAAAACGAATGAATTGAAAATGTATACTTACaatcctttctttcaagaagtcaaagatataacttatgttAAGGATGTCAGCCATTTGCTTTCTAAGCAGTACAATAACTTGTATGGATATGAACTGCGACTAAGcgttttcaaaaaagttttcatatcGGATACTCCTGGGCCAGTGCGTTGTGACTCCAGACTAGCTAAAACAGTTATTCAGTTTTTGAATGCTTCTTGTTATGCGGTACCTCCAAGAGACGACAGTACCGTTGGTGATCTATTAGAAAATGGAACAGCGACCGGAGTAACTGCAGATCTGATGGATGGCTACACAGATCTCGAGCTAAACTCACGTATTCTGAAGAACACCTACTACGGCTACATTGAAACTACATATCCTCTGGTACAGGATGAATTATGTTTCATAGTCAAGAAATCAGAACTGCAATCGGCGTTCAAGACGACCATAAAACTAATATCGATGGAGTTGCTTTTACTCTTCTTCTTCACATTCACAGTTTTCCTGATAATAACTACTTTAGTACGAAAAGTTGAAAGGAACATTCTAAAAATTAACGACAATCAAACCATTGGAGCCATTTTGGTAGATCTGATAAAGTGTTTTATTAGGCAGACGGTCGATTTCAAATTCATGGGTCCGTTATTCAGATATCTCATCTTACTAATCCTAGTGTACTCACTGATCATCGACTGCGCGATTGAc GGAATTATAACTTCTGCAATAACTTACCCACGATACAAGCCAGATATCAACACAATGGCTGAATTAGCGAAATCAAACTTAACTCTTGCTATCCACAACCGAGATCTTAACATTTTCAATAGCAGTCTTCCTCCAGGCTTCTATTCTTTTATAAAAGACCGAATCGTGACGTTCACtgatcaaaaaataaaagattctaTTGATAATAGAGACTTTAAATATGCAATGCTGTTAAGAAAAACTGATTCTCAATATGTAAGTCGAAAACCTGCAAACATCTACCAAGGGAAGCCTTTGTTCTACACCATGCCTCAGTGTCCTTTACCATGTTTCATCGTGTACGGCCTAAG TATTGGAGCAAAACAGAAGAGTTCGCCGTAG